TCCAGAAGTCGGTGATTGCCGAGACAAGAATTAGTCTTCATTGGCATCGGCATGGACGAGGTCGCTATCTAGGATTCGCTTCAGGAGTGCTTACTGACCGACGAACAATACGCGACAGGGATTGAAGCCTGGAAGAACCTTCAAGATCCATTTCCAAAATAGAACTATCAGTGTGGATGAAGCGATCTCTGCTGGCACCTCGTCGGTGCCCGTTGCTCAGGCAACAGCGAAAGCAGCTGTCTCATAACTTAAATCGATGCCACCGTGGCGGACCGTCCCCAGAAGGAATTGACCCTGTTTCGGATCACGTCGGGACCCGTTGGGCAAATCGACATCACTCAAACTTATCGCCCTTGGTCAGCGTCTTAATCCGACAAAGATACATGTCCGAAGTCAGATAGAGTACGCTTCCATCGTTTCCCCAACCAACATTTGCAATGCTTTCGCCCGTGACGATACGACCGAGTAGCTTGCCACTCGGTGAGATCACGAGCACACCACCAGGCCCTGTCGCAAAAACGTTTCCATGCACATCGATCTTCATGCCATCGCCCCCGCCACGCGGAATGCGATCGTCTTTGGACGAGTCAAAAAACGCGGTGGGCGATCCGAGGCTGCCATCTTCCTGCACAGGAAATGCACGCCAAACCGGATCACGACCGTCACTGTTCGCCACGTAGAGAATCTTCTCGTCCGGCGAGAAAGCGATACCGTTTGGGCGAGATATGTCCTTAAATTGCAGCGTGACCTTGCCGTCCTTTTGCAAGCGATAGACGCCGCAAAAATCAATCTCGCGCAATGGATCATCCGCACTTTGGGGAAGTCCGTAAATTGGATCGGTAAAAAACAAGTCGCCATTCCGGCGAATGGCCAAGTCGTTCGGACTATTGAATCGTTTGCCATTCCACCGATCTGCAAGCGTTACCTTGCCGCCCCCCTTGGTGAGGAGCGAAACCCGTCGGTCACCGTGTTCGCACAGCACGAGTCGTCCAGCAGCGTCCAGAGCCAACCCGTTACTGCCAGGCTCGCGACCGTAATCTGCAACTCCTGTATAGCCAGCGGGCTTCATATACACCGACACTCCAACACCCTCTTGCCATTTCATGACGGCGTTGTGAGGGATGTCAGAAAACAGAACAAAACCTCCGAACTTATTGTCCTTTTCCGGCACCCAGACTGGTCCCTCTGCCCATTCAAAGCCGCCGCAAAGAACCTCGACCGCTGCGTCCTTCAGAATGAGTTTGTCGAGCGATGCGTCAAATCGGTCGACATGGCCAATCTGCGGAAAATTAACAGTATTTTGAGCCTGAGCAACGCTTGCCAGCGCCGTCAGTAAGCTACAGAGTCTAAAAATCGTCTTTGGTGCGCTCATGTGATTTCTCTTTTCATGGCAGTCGGGGCAGTGTCACCGTATATCGTTAGTTTCCCTCGAATCTCCGTCCCAATCAAGTCAGCCCCGGCAAAGACAAGGAAGACGCCCGCCGAGCGAGTTCGACGAGTGAGATGAGATAAATCGGGTTTCCCAAGGTGATCTCCGTCGCTGTCTGAAGCCCTATCGATTACCACATATTGGCAATGTTGGTATGATGTCGAACGAGTTCACAATCTATAGACCTTGATTCCTCTTTCCTTACCATGAGATCTTTCAATCAACCGTACACTTGCTGCGTATCTACTGACAACTCTGTCGGTCAGCTGTGTGACCACTAGCCTGAGCTTTTCCCTGATGAACGAATGCAACGCAGATACCAAGTCCCCCTTACTCGATCGGGATCTCTTTTTTGGAAACCCGCAGATTTCGGGCGGGCAGCTGAGTCCGGATGGCAGGTTTATTTCGTTCATGAAACCGTATCAGGGCATCATGAACGTCTGGGTCAAAGAGTTTGCAGAGCCATTTGACAAGGCTCGCCCGTTGACGGACAGCAAGCGACCTTTGTACGGATATACGTGGACGGAAGATGGCAAGTACATTCTGTACGTAAAAGACTCAGACGGCGACGAGAATATCAATCTGTTCGCTGTTGATCCTAGCGCCAAACCTGCCGCCGGCAAAGAGACACCAGACTCGCGAAATCTGACCCCGCTGAAAGATGTCACGGCACGGATCATGCATGCGAGTCAGAAAAATCCGGATTTGCTGTGGGTGGGACTGAATAATCGAGACCAGGCATGGCACGATCTTTATCAACTCGAAATCTCCACAGGCGATTTGACACTGGTCTATCAGAACGACGATCGCATCACCGGTTATGAATTTGACTGGGATGACAATCTTCGCTTGCTGAGTCGAACCGATCCTGCGGGCGATACGACCCTATTGCGTAAAGACGACGAGAAGCTGGTCCCCATCTATGAGACTTCGGTCACAGAGGACGCGATGGTCCGGGGATGGGATCCGAAAAATGAGAACCTTTACCTGGTCACCAACAAGGGTGACCTGGATCTGCAGACGCTGTTCAAGATGAATCCCCAAACAGGGGAACTGGAACTCCTGGAAAGCGACCCGAAAGAGCGAGTCGATTTCGGCGGCTTGCGAATGGACCGAAACACTCGGGAGATCATCTCCACATCCTACACTGACGATAAGACTCAATATTACTGGCGGGACAAAGATTGGGAGGCGAACTATAAGTTCCTGCAGCAGAAGTTTCCCGGTCGTGAAATTGCCTTCCAGAGTGCAACCAATGACTACAGCAAGTTTTTGATTACCGTGCATGGCGACAAACATGCGGCTGAAGCCTGGTATTTCGATGCACCCGAGCGCAAGTTGATCCATCAGTACACGCCTCGCCCGGAACTCAAGGACGTCGAAGAACACCTGGCCCCGATGACTCCCATTCGCTATGCCAGCAGTGACGGCCTGAACATCCCTGCTTACCTGACCGTACCTGCGGGAGTTGAGGCGAAGAATTTGCCGGTTGTCGTTTTGGTTCATGGAGGCCCTAAAGGGCCACGCGACTCATGGGGCTATAGCGCTCTGGTTCAATTCTTGGCCAACCGCGGCTACGCCGTTCTGCAGCCCAACTTTCGCGCTAGTGGCGGATATGGCAAGAAGTTCCTGAATGCGGGCGACCTGCAATGGGGCAAACTGATGCAGGACGACATTAGTTGGGGCGTCAAATATTTGATCGAGCAAGGCATTGCTGACCCGGATCGCGTGGCGATCATGGGTGGCAGCTACGGCGGATACGCAACTTTGGCGGGACTTGCATTGACGCCTGAACTCTACGCCTGCGGAGTCGATATCGTTGGCCCCAGCAACATCTTCACGTTGCTTGAATCGATTCCTCCTTACTGGGAAGCGGGGCGAGCCTTTCTGTATGGCATGGTCGGAGACCCAAATACAGAAGAAGGCCAGAAACGAATTCGAGAAGCGAGCCCACTCTTCAGTGCGCACAAGATCGCCAAGCCACTGCTGATTATCCAAGGAGCTAATGACCCGAGAGTGAAACAAGCGGAGGCCGATCAGATTGTCATCGCGCTACGAGATCGGGGTCACAAAGTCAGCTATCTCCTGGCGGATGACGAGGGTCACGGCTTTGCCAAGCCTGTGAATCGCATGGCGATGTATGCCGAGATCGAGGCTTTTCTTGCAGAACAGATCGGTGGTCGGCATCAAGAGGACATGCCGGAGGACGTCTCCGAGCGACTCGACCAAATCCGCGTGGACGTGAACAAAGTGACGTACGAACCGGCCGAAGAATCAAACTCGAACACGGAATGAGACCCTGTCGACCAGGACTCTCACCATGAAACGTCGTTAATTCCTTAAAGCGGGCGCAGCGATCGGTGCGGCGACTGCTGCTCCTGGGGTGCCAACTGCATCCCTGGCAGCGCCAGACGCTGGCAAAAAATCACAGATTTAAGCTGGAGTATGCCCCTCACTTCAACATGTTGAAGCATTCAGCCAATGACGACCTGATCGACCAGCTTAAGTTCGCGTCCGACCAGACTTTTACCGCATGGTAAGACAATGGCATAAAGAACCGGCCGAAGCATTGGCGATGTGCTGGCGGAAATGATCGACCAGGAGAGGTTTTGCCGAGTGTTTGACGACGACCCGACTGGCAAAGCCCCCATAAAACCCGATCCTACTGATCCGGCTGGCTAGGATCGTGCACCTGGGTTGAAACTTCTAGAACTTCTATTTGTTAAAACTTTCGAGAGATCGCAGATCTTCTAAAACGCTTCGCGGACCTCAATCTCGCTGCTTGAGAGCCTGCAAAATTTCTTTTGCCCCACAGCATATTTCCCTGCTGGATTGCTTACCAGCAGCCAGCATCAAGAAGAGCTCCCCCTGCTTGATACGTTTCGAATCTTCTCCGCTCACCGTCGCTCGATTTCCGGCTGCATTATCAGGTGTTTCAGGCCGATACCCGTGATGCATGAGGCAGTTCTGTTTAGAGGTACCGAAGCCCGAAAATTCGCTGGGGAAAATTCATGGTGGCAAGTTCAGTCGCCTCGAGCGGTTCGGTTCGGTCGATTCCCACGAAGCCTTTCGGCGAATTCTTGCCGAGTGGCCAGCAGCCAACCAGACACCCCAAGAACGAGAGCATGCCTCTTTCTTTGATCGACTGACACTCGGGGAGCCGCTGCGCGACAACTGGGGCTTCATTGAGACATGCTTTCGAAGCAATATTGGAATGCCGAACAAGGAACTGGCGTGAAGGGAGAACACCAGGCGGCAATTTGAAGCTAAGTGAACGACAAGCAGTCGATGCGACCGTGGCAAATTTATTGGCCGGTGTGAAGCCCCGACAAAAGGGCGTGAATAAGCGGGCTGCCACAAGAGCAAGAGCGATCGGAACGATTTTGAGTGATTGAGTTGATCGACCACAATGAAAGCGAGCGGCCGCTGCTTTTAATTTGCCGTTCGTGCGCGGCATTCAGTATTCTGATTCGGGCAAGCTCCCCTTGTCGTGAATCGACCGGGCGTTGGATGGCTTGTTGATTTGAGCGTTGTTGAACGGGCAATACGCGACCTTCGTTCACAGTGCCCCAGACGGCAATGTCCTTGATCTTCAGCGGGTCACAGGTGACAGGGTTGTCTCCAAGAATTGTGAAATTTGCCAGTTTGCCAGAGACAATACTGCCAATTTGCTTTTCCAGCTTCAAAGAGTACGCAGCCTCGAGCCTTACCGCTCGTAGTGCCCCGGCCCGGCTGACACGCTGATTTTCTCCTGCCACACGGCCGGACGTTGTGATTCGGTTCACACCACACCACATGAGGAACAAAGGATCTGCCGGAGCCATTGGCATATCCGAATGGTACGAAAATGAAATCCCAGCGCGTTCAACGTCGCCCATACGCACCATCCGATCTGCCCGTTCGGGACCTAACCCAACTTCGCTGTAATTGTCAGCGAGAGCTCGCACGTAATACGGATTGGCGCTAACAATACAGCCCAGTCGTTTGATCCGATCAACTTGGCCTTTGGCACTGACCGCGAAGTGCACGATGTTCGTGCGATGGTCGTGGCGAGCATTGCGACGGAGGTTCTCTTCCAAAGTGTTTAAAACCCGATCCAGTCCGGCGTCTCCATTCACATGAATGTGAATTTGGTAGTCGGCGTCCCAATAAAAACGAAAGGCTCGTTGAAAGACGGCTAGATCCGTCATCCACTCGCCCTCGTGCTCGTCGAGATAAGGGTCACGAAGCTTCATGAGTTGGGAGTAAATGGCACCGTCGGCAAAGAGCTTGGCCATCCTTGGGGATTGGCTGGTCATACCTTCATACCAAGACGAGAGCTTCTTCGATTCTTCCAGTACCTGTGCGTCGTCGTCGTACTTGTCGCACATCGTTTTTCCGTCGACCATGAAGGTCCAACGGAACGGCATGGTCGACGGCGAGAAGACGGCGTTCACGCCATTCTGCACGGGCTTGACGAGAATACCGCCGGGTTCGTTGCCAAAGGTGATGCCTTTCCCGTGCATGAAGTCCCGAGCAATTTCGAGCCCATTCTGCAATTTTTCCGGGGTAGCGATCATCGTCGCAAGATTAGTAGCGATTGCGGCAAAGAAACCCTGTTCCCAAAAACGACCTTCCTCGAAGTTCGACTGTTGCTTCTGCGAATCCGACCAGCCGGCGACCAGTTCTTTCGTGATGCCGGCCGCCTTCAGCGCCGGATCATTCAGGATGATCTCACGGCAGGAACGCGCCCAAATCAATACCGGTCGGGTTTTGCTGATTTTGTTTAGCTGCTCGCGAGTCAACTTGCCGTAGAAACTCGGATGATAGCCCCAGGATACGAGCGGTTCGTCAGGGTCTTCCAGCATCTCTTCCACCGCGGCGAGACGTTTCATGAAGTCTGCTTTATCCTTGACGGCCGGTATGGTCTTGGTCGGCAAGATCCAATCTTCGATGGCGAGAACCTCCGCAGCCATGGTCAGAGCGGTCAGGACCGGATGGTCGTGCTGCGCAATAAATCCAGGGACGATCACTTTTTCTGCGAACGTCTCATCGATCTCGAACTCCTGATCGCCGGCAGCCGCTTTCAGTGTTTCCAGCGTTCCTGTTGCAAGAATTCGATCTCCTACAACCGCAACTGCCTCGGTCTTAGGCATCGATGGGTCGAGCGTAATGATTTCTTTCGCGACGTAAATCGTCATCTTGGGGAGACGCGGCGATGCCACATTTCCAGCAACATCTTGAAGCGTTGATGGTTGAGCCCAGCCAACACTCGCGGCCATAACAACGATGCCTAGACTGGAAATTCGCAAGTTAGCTTGCATCATTGAAATCATAATTGAAGGTGGGTAATTCGCAGGTGTGAATATGTTCAGCTCTTCCATCCACGAAGGTCATCTCTGCTGATCGACGTGGCGTCAAAGCCTGCCCAACACCCTAGGCTGATCGAAAATTTAAAGCAATCGAACGGACAATTGCAAGTATTTTGTTGCTTCGAATTTGCTAGGCCATACGTCGTGCTTGCTGCCGTTTTCCTTCGACGCATCGGTTACATCGATCTCTGAGCACATTCCTTGCCCGCCATGCTAGGCTTCATTACGGCCGCGACGTCGTTGGCACTCGGCCTTCACGCAGGAACCGATGGCAAAGCGCGCCGATCGTCCAAGGAGAATCGAAATCGCAAGTCAATCTCGCGTTACTGGTCAATAAACCGATGAAATGCCCGGAGAGTTTCCTCGCTCACGTGATGCTCGATCCCCTCAGAATCCAACTCGGCGACGTTGCGACTGATACCTAGCGCAAGCAGAAACTGCAGCACGGTTTCGTGTCGCTTCTTCGACCGTGCGGCGAGCGACTCGCCTTTCGCCGTAAGCCGAAGTGGCGCGTAGGGCTCGGTGTCCACCAGTCCTTCCGTTCGTAGCCGAACGACCGTCTTGGTGATCGTCACGTTGCTGACGCCGAACAGTTTGGCGAGATCACTGCCCCGGCAGACTCCCCGCTCCTGGATTGTTTCGGCAATCGCCTCCACGTAGTCCTCTGCCGTTTCCGAGGCGTGGTCCTTGCGAGTGCGGCGATAAGGGCGGGATTTGTTGGGCTGCGGTCGGTTCATCATTTTTTAAATCTATCGGATCGGCTCCGGTGCCGCGAGCGGTTGACCTGGGTTTAGCCTATGCTAAAATCAGGGCCTGTCAAGTTTAACCAAGGCTAAACTTTGGGTGCGCGGCTCGAATCGAAGGAGTTTTTCATTGGCCACCAGATTCCAAAAACACGGATTTACGCTGATTGAACTGCTGGTCGTGATTGCGATCATAGGACTGCTGATTGGATTGCTACTGCCGGCAGCAAACGCCGCGAGAGAATCGGGGCGGCGTGTGCAATGCGTGAACAATCTGCGTCAACTGGGCATTGCGATTCAGGCCTACGAAAGCGCGCGTCGCAGGCTGCCGCCGGGATACGTTTCGAACTCGACGACCGCGCCCCCACCCGCGACTCGCGACCCCAACACATGGGACGCGCCACCAGGCTGGGGCTGGGGCACGTATCTGTTACCTTATCTTGAGGAGTCCGGACTGGCCAGTTCCATCGACCTGGCCCAGCCAGTGTGGTCGCCGCGGAACGCCGACTTTGTCCGTCAGACCGTTCCCACCTTCCTCTGTCCAACCGCATCCGGGGGGCACGAGCCGTTCGTGGTTCAAGACGAAGCTGGCGAACCGCTGTCTATCGAGGGTCGCACGGTCACGCTGGGGCGCTCTCACTATGTTGCCAGCCATGGACAGGAATCCTGTTGGGGCGAGTGCGGCGCGAGTTCGACGGGTATCGTGTTCACGAATATCTACACCAGCGCGACTCGCGAGATCACCATCAATGGCGACGCAAGCCGTGTCGCCGACGGTCCGTTTTATCGAAACTCTCGCACAAGAATGCGGCACATCAAGGATGGGATCTCCAAAACGATTTTCCTGGGAGAGCATTCGTCGAAACTTAGTGACAAGACCTGGGTGGGCGTTGTGCCCGGTGCGTTCACTCATCCACGTTTCTCATCGCCAGAAAACGGCCCGGATGCGGCTGCCACGCTGGTACTCGTGCATGCCGGACCATCCGGCGGGGAGCTTGACATCACGGGTTTTCCAATCATTCATCCCGTCAACTTTCCGACCTATCACGTCGGACAAATGTTCTCCGAGCATTCGGGTGGCGGCAACGTTTGTATGGGAGACGCGTCGGTCCGATTCGTGACGAACGAAGTCGATCTGATTGTTTGGGCCGAATTTTCCAGCATCAATGAAGGTGAAGTAACAGGAGACCTTTAATTCATGCATACGAACAATTACTCGATGTTTAGATGGGCATGCGGCTGCCTGCTAGTGGGGATCGTCGGCTGCGGCGGCTACGATGAAGTTAGTCCAACGGCATACGAGTATGCCAAAGCGCTGTATTCGGTTACGAATCGTAAGGCGCA
This DNA window, taken from Pirellulaceae bacterium, encodes the following:
- a CDS encoding DUF1559 domain-containing protein — protein: MATRFQKHGFTLIELLVVIAIIGLLIGLLLPAANAARESGRRVQCVNNLRQLGIAIQAYESARRRLPPGYVSNSTTAPPPATRDPNTWDAPPGWGWGTYLLPYLEESGLASSIDLAQPVWSPRNADFVRQTVPTFLCPTASGGHEPFVVQDEAGEPLSIEGRTVTLGRSHYVASHGQESCWGECGASSTGIVFTNIYTSATREITINGDASRVADGPFYRNSRTRMRHIKDGISKTIFLGEHSSKLSDKTWVGVVPGAFTHPRFSSPENGPDAAATLVLVHAGPSGGELDITGFPIIHPVNFPTYHVGQMFSEHSGGGNVCMGDASVRFVTNEVDLIVWAEFSSINEGEVTGDL
- a CDS encoding SMP-30/gluconolactonase/LRE family protein; this encodes MSAPKTIFRLCSLLTALASVAQAQNTVNFPQIGHVDRFDASLDKLILKDAAVEVLCGGFEWAEGPVWVPEKDNKFGGFVLFSDIPHNAVMKWQEGVGVSVYMKPAGYTGVADYGREPGSNGLALDAAGRLVLCEHGDRRVSLLTKGGGKVTLADRWNGKRFNSPNDLAIRRNGDLFFTDPIYGLPQSADDPLREIDFCGVYRLQKDGKVTLQFKDISRPNGIAFSPDEKILYVANSDGRDPVWRAFPVQEDGSLGSPTAFFDSSKDDRIPRGGGDGMKIDVHGNVFATGPGGVLVISPSGKLLGRIVTGESIANVGWGNDGSVLYLTSDMYLCRIKTLTKGDKFE
- a CDS encoding S9 family peptidase; amino-acid sequence: MNECNADTKSPLLDRDLFFGNPQISGGQLSPDGRFISFMKPYQGIMNVWVKEFAEPFDKARPLTDSKRPLYGYTWTEDGKYILYVKDSDGDENINLFAVDPSAKPAAGKETPDSRNLTPLKDVTARIMHASQKNPDLLWVGLNNRDQAWHDLYQLEISTGDLTLVYQNDDRITGYEFDWDDNLRLLSRTDPAGDTTLLRKDDEKLVPIYETSVTEDAMVRGWDPKNENLYLVTNKGDLDLQTLFKMNPQTGELELLESDPKERVDFGGLRMDRNTREIISTSYTDDKTQYYWRDKDWEANYKFLQQKFPGREIAFQSATNDYSKFLITVHGDKHAAEAWYFDAPERKLIHQYTPRPELKDVEEHLAPMTPIRYASSDGLNIPAYLTVPAGVEAKNLPVVVLVHGGPKGPRDSWGYSALVQFLANRGYAVLQPNFRASGGYGKKFLNAGDLQWGKLMQDDISWGVKYLIEQGIADPDRVAIMGGSYGGYATLAGLALTPELYACGVDIVGPSNIFTLLESIPPYWEAGRAFLYGMVGDPNTEEGQKRIREASPLFSAHKIAKPLLIIQGANDPRVKQAEADQIVIALRDRGHKVSYLLADDEGHGFAKPVNRMAMYAEIEAFLAEQIGGRHQEDMPEDVSERLDQIRVDVNKVTYEPAEESNSNTE
- the mntR gene encoding manganese-binding transcriptional regulator MntR, with product MMNRPQPNKSRPYRRTRKDHASETAEDYVEAIAETIQERGVCRGSDLAKLFGVSNVTITKTVVRLRTEGLVDTEPYAPLRLTAKGESLAARSKKRHETVLQFLLALGISRNVAELDSEGIEHHVSEETLRAFHRFIDQ
- a CDS encoding amidohydrolase — protein: MMQANLRISSLGIVVMAASVGWAQPSTLQDVAGNVASPRLPKMTIYVAKEIITLDPSMPKTEAVAVVGDRILATGTLETLKAAAGDQEFEIDETFAEKVIVPGFIAQHDHPVLTALTMAAEVLAIEDWILPTKTIPAVKDKADFMKRLAAVEEMLEDPDEPLVSWGYHPSFYGKLTREQLNKISKTRPVLIWARSCREIILNDPALKAAGITKELVAGWSDSQKQQSNFEEGRFWEQGFFAAIATNLATMIATPEKLQNGLEIARDFMHGKGITFGNEPGGILVKPVQNGVNAVFSPSTMPFRWTFMVDGKTMCDKYDDDAQVLEESKKLSSWYEGMTSQSPRMAKLFADGAIYSQLMKLRDPYLDEHEGEWMTDLAVFQRAFRFYWDADYQIHIHVNGDAGLDRVLNTLEENLRRNARHDHRTNIVHFAVSAKGQVDRIKRLGCIVSANPYYVRALADNYSEVGLGPERADRMVRMGDVERAGISFSYHSDMPMAPADPLFLMWCGVNRITTSGRVAGENQRVSRAGALRAVRLEAAYSLKLEKQIGSIVSGKLANFTILGDNPVTCDPLKIKDIAVWGTVNEGRVLPVQQRSNQQAIQRPVDSRQGELARIRILNAAHERQIKSSGRSLSLWSINSITQNRSDRSCSCGSPLIHALLSGLHTGQ